Proteins encoded together in one Eublepharis macularius isolate TG4126 chromosome 2, MPM_Emac_v1.0, whole genome shotgun sequence window:
- the SLC19A1 gene encoding reduced folate transporter isoform X2, giving the protein MAVLVPIFLLTDYLRYKPVLVLQSLSHISIWLLLIFGTSILAMQFMEFFYGITMAARVAYSSYIFSLVTPSHYQRMASYSRFSVLMGVFTSSVLGQLCVTFGGTTFMTLNYLSLGFMCFGLILTLFLERPKRSLFFNRREPVCNGTTPSELDKMNAGKPPWYKAPSWQKLVFIRMLKELGTIVRLPQLRLWSLWWIFNSAGYYLILYYVQILWNEIYPTRDNRKVYNGGVEAASTLLGAITSFAAGYVKIRWTLWSELVICLVTAFQAGLLLLMNTTANIWLCYVAYIFFRGSYQFLVPIAIFQIAASLSKELCALVFGINTFLATVLKTIITIIITDKRGLALSVHPQFYVYFGYFTLLAVVYLAASVCVAVRHNSCRKPQEAATAKELCSPVNEVPSEEKNTELATSEA; this is encoded by the exons ATGGCTGTGCTGGTGCCCATCTTCCTGCTGACAGACTACCTGAGGTACAAGCCAGTGCTAGTGCTGCAGAGCCTGAGCCACATCTCCATCTGGCTACTGCTGATCTTTGGCACCAGCATCCTCGCCATGCAGTTCATGGAGTTCTTCTACGGCATCACTATGGCTGCACGTGTTGCGTACTCTTCCTACATCTTCTCCCTGGTCACCCCTTCACATTATCAGCGTATGGCCAGCTATTCTCGCTTCTCTGTGCTCATGGGCGTCTTCACCAGCTCTGTGTTGGGGCAGCTCTGTGTCACATTTGGAGGCACCACTTTCATGACCCTGAATTATCTCTCTCTTGGGTTTATGTGCTTTGGATTGATCCTGACTCTCTTCCTGGAACGTCCCAAACGCAGCCTCTTCTTCAACAGGAGAGAACCTGTGTGCAACGGCACCACACCCAGTGAGCTGGACAAAATGAATGCTGGGAAGCCACCATGGTACAAAGCACCTAGCTGGCAGAAACTAGTCTTCATTCGGATGCTGAAGGAGCTGGGAACCATTGTACGATTGCCTCAGCTGAGACTTTGGTCCCTCTGGTGGATATTTAACTCTGCTGGCTACTACCTGATACTGTATTATGTCCAGATTTTATGGAATGAAATTTATCCCACCAGGGATAACAGGAAGGTCTACAATGGAGGTGTAGAAGCTGCTTCTACACTCCTCG GTGCTATCACCTCTTTCGCTGCTGGCTATGTGAAAATCCGCTGGACACTCTGGTCGGAGCTAGTGATTTGCCTTGTGACAGCATTCCAGGCAGGCCTGCTTTTGCTGATGAACACAACAGCCAACATCTGGCTCTGCTATGTGGCCTATATCTTTTTCAGGGGCTCATATCAGTTTCTTGTGCCTATAGCCAT TTTCCAGATTGCAGCTTCGCTGTCCAAAGAACTTTGCGCCCTGGTATTTGGCATCAACACCTTCCTTGCCACAGTTCTCAAGACTATCATTACCATTATCATAACAGATAAAAGAGGCCTGGCTCTCTCAGTCCATCCTCAG ttCTACGTTTATTTTGGGTACTTCACACTCTTGGCTGTGGTGTATCTTGCAGCATCTGTGTGTGTGGCTGTGAGACACAACTCATGCAGGAAACCTCAGGAGGCAGCAACAGCCAAGGAACTCTGCAGCCCAGTTAACGAAGTCCCAAGCGAAGAAAAAAACACAGAGCTGGCTACCTCTGAAGCCTGA